A stretch of DNA from Prochlorococcus marinus str. SB:
ATTACAGACGGTACAGCTAGAAATACCAAGGGAAATGTCATAGACCAGGGTGACTCATGAATAGAGCCATGTTCTTCATGCTCTTCTTCATTTTCATCATCTAGGTTTGTTTTGGAGGCTATTAGAAGCTGTTTTTGCAATTCTTTATTCTCCCCTCTGAAATCTCCTTCAAATGTCAAGAAATAAAGCCTAAACATATAAAAAGCAGTCATACCTGCTGTTAGAAGTCCTACAAACCAAAAAGCTGGAAATGATATAAAAGCATTTCCTAGTATCTCGTCTTTACTCCAAAATCCTGCCAATGGGGGAATTCCACTAATTGCTACACAACCTATTAAAAATGTTGTTGATGTATATGGCATTTTTTTTCTTAAACCGCCCATCAATCTCATATCTTGAGCTAATACAGGCTGATGGCCAACTACTTCTTCCATAGCATGTATAACTGAACCAGATCCCAAAAATAGCATTGCTTTAAAGCAAGCATGAGTTACTAAATGAAAAATTCCTGCAACTGGTGCTCCACAACCCATTGCGAGCATCATATACCCAAGCTGAGAAACTGTGCTATATGCTAAACCTTTTTTTAAATCCATTTGTGTCAAAGCTATAGAAGCTCCTAAAAAACAAGTAATGGTACCAACTAAAGCAATAATGAACTGAATAGAGGGGAATATTGAATACAAAGGTTGTAGTCTTGCTACTAGAAAGATTCCTGCTGCAACCATTGTTGCAGCATGGATAAGTGCAGAAATCGGTGTAGGACCTTCCATTGCGTCAGGTAACCAAACATGAAGAGGAAACTGAGCGGATTTAGCCATTGGTCCTAGAAAAACTAAAAAACAAAGTAATAAAGCAGCCCAAATGGGTATCGAATGGTCAGATATCGATTGAGAAATTCCAATAGCTATTTCATTAAAATCAAAACTATTTGTTGCCCAAAATAGGCCAAGAATTCCTAGTAATAATCCAAAATCTCCCACTCTATTAACAACAAATGCTTTTTGAGCAGCGTGTGCAGCGCCATCCCTGTCATACCAAAAACCAACTAATAAATAAGAACACATCCCAACTAATTCCCAAAAAACATAAATTTCTAATAAATTCGGACTAACTATTAATCCCATCATTGAACTACTAAATAATGCTAAATATGTAAAAAATCTGACATAACCTTTGTCATGTGCCATGTAACCATGAGAGTAAATCATTACCAGCAAAGTTATTGTTGTTACTAACGCAAGCATTACACTCCCCAAAGGATCAAGGACAAATCCCATTGGAATTGTGAAATCCCCTGCATTGGCCCATACAAATAATTTTTCTACTGATTGATAACCATTAACTTGTTCAATTAAAGCTTTATAACTAATTACCGCAGAAATCCCAACGAAAGAAATCAGACCTACAGAAACAATTTCTCTTGAATTATTAATTTTCTTGTTAATGCTTATTAGTCCTAAGCCAGAAAGCACTGCTCCAATAAGAGGGAAAACGGGAATTAACCAGGCAATTTCTGAAGCTTGTGGCATTTTTTAAAAAACTTATATTTTGATTTTAAACTGTCAATTGAAAAATTCAGACAAAAATGATGAATTAAATGTTTTAACAGCAATATTTATATATTGATGAGACCACCAAAGTACGCCTATTGCAATTAATATGCCAACTTGAGATAACCTAAAAAATTCTTTAATCTTAAATTCTTGCCTCCCCTCAAGTATCGCCAAGAAAGGGATTATTGAAGTATTTTTTTTAAAATTTTCAAATTCTTCTCCAAATCTATTTGCTAATCTCTTATCGCCATGCCAGATTGCAAAAAGGTGATGCAAAACTAAGCCAATAGAAGTTACTAATGTGAATGATGTACCAATCCATAAAGTATGAGCAAAACACCAAATTATCTGACCAAATGCTTGTGGATGTCTTGTGATTCGCATTATCCCAGTTCCATAGATTCGTACTTTAGGTTTTAAAACTGAAGGAATTTCTAGCAAATTGTAAGTAGCGGGATATAAAAATAAAAAACTTATTGCAGTTAAGAACCAAACGACTATAAAAACAAAATTATTACCCTGTAAATTCCATAATCTGATTCCGTCATATCTATGAGCTAAAAAATAACTAATCAAGATAATTGCAGATGGCAAACTTAAAAAAACAAAACACAAACGCCATAATCTTGGACCCATAATAGATTCTGCTTTGATTCTTAAAGCAGCTCCCCCACTATGAATGACCGCAAAAATCAAAATCAAAATTAAGATGATTAGCGAAGTTTTATGAATCTCCATATATTTTAATTATTCAAATAATTTTGTTCTTAACAAGAATGCTCTTAAGCATTAGAATTATAAGAAACTGTAGGCATAATAGATGCCAGAATTACCATTTACACTCGACCAATTAAGAATATTAAAAGCTATAGCAGCTCAAGGAAGTTTTAAAAAGGCTGCAGATCTCTTATATGTAACCCAACCTGCCGTAAGTTTACAAATACAAAATTTAGAAAAACAACTTGAAATCACAATTTTCGACAGAGGTGGTAGGAAGGCTCTATTGACTGAAGCAGGAAGATTATTACTTGAATATTGTGAACGAATTTTGAATCAATGCGACGAAGCTTGCAAAGCTATTGAAGATTTAAATAGCTTAAAAGGTGGAACTCTTGTCATTGGAGCGAGCCAAACAACGGGTACCTATTTAATGCCGAGAATGATAGGACTATTTAGACAAAAATACCCTGACGTATCCGTTCAACTTCAAGTTCATAGTACGAGAAGAACTGGTTGGAGTGTGGCCAATGGGCAAATTGACTTAGCCATTATTGGCGGACAATTACCTGGAGATTTGGAAAATTTGCTACAAGTAATTCCATATGCAACTGATGAATTGGCATTAGTTTTACCATCTAAACATCCACTTTCGATCAAAAAAGAGCTTCTAAAAGAAGACTTATACAAATTAAATTTTGTAACATTAGACTCACAATCAACAACAAGAAAAGTTGTTGACAAACTTCTCCAGGATTCTGGGCTTGATATTCAAAGATTAAAAATTGAGATGGA
This window harbors:
- a CDS encoding LysR family transcriptional regulator, with the translated sequence MPELPFTLDQLRILKAIAAQGSFKKAADLLYVTQPAVSLQIQNLEKQLEITIFDRGGRKALLTEAGRLLLEYCERILNQCDEACKAIEDLNSLKGGTLVIGASQTTGTYLMPRMIGLFRQKYPDVSVQLQVHSTRRTGWSVANGQIDLAIIGGQLPGDLENLLQVIPYATDELALVLPSKHPLSIKKELLKEDLYKLNFVTLDSQSTTRKVVDKLLQDSGLDIQRLKIEMELNSLEAIKNAVQSGLGASFLPVVSIERELSAGTIHKAFVADLEVKRELKLITNPSRYTSRASEVFKKNILPQFASLESPLRHI
- a CDS encoding NAD(P)H-quinone oxidoreductase subunit 5; translation: MPQASEIAWLIPVFPLIGAVLSGLGLISINKKINNSREIVSVGLISFVGISAVISYKALIEQVNGYQSVEKLFVWANAGDFTIPMGFVLDPLGSVMLALVTTITLLVMIYSHGYMAHDKGYVRFFTYLALFSSSMMGLIVSPNLLEIYVFWELVGMCSYLLVGFWYDRDGAAHAAQKAFVVNRVGDFGLLLGILGLFWATNSFDFNEIAIGISQSISDHSIPIWAALLLCFLVFLGPMAKSAQFPLHVWLPDAMEGPTPISALIHAATMVAAGIFLVARLQPLYSIFPSIQFIIALVGTITCFLGASIALTQMDLKKGLAYSTVSQLGYMMLAMGCGAPVAGIFHLVTHACFKAMLFLGSGSVIHAMEEVVGHQPVLAQDMRLMGGLRKKMPYTSTTFLIGCVAISGIPPLAGFWSKDEILGNAFISFPAFWFVGLLTAGMTAFYMFRLYFLTFEGDFRGENKELQKQLLIASKTNLDDENEEEHEEHGSIHESPWSMTFPLVFLAVPSVIIGFMGFPWDSKIANLLDPEEAETAAKAFELKEFLPLALASILIASAGIIIAYQAYFVKKINLSVLFAEKFPSINLFLSNKWYLDDINEKLFVKGSRKLAKEVLEVDSKVVDGVVNLTGLVTLGSGEGLKYFETGRAQFYALIVFGGVILLVAIFGFQSPQVS
- a CDS encoding NnrU family protein; protein product: MEIHKTSLIILILILIFAVIHSGGAALRIKAESIMGPRLWRLCFVFLSLPSAIILISYFLAHRYDGIRLWNLQGNNFVFIVVWFLTAISFLFLYPATYNLLEIPSVLKPKVRIYGTGIMRITRHPQAFGQIIWCFAHTLWIGTSFTLVTSIGLVLHHLFAIWHGDKRLANRFGEEFENFKKNTSIIPFLAILEGRQEFKIKEFFRLSQVGILIAIGVLWWSHQYINIAVKTFNSSFLSEFFN